A single region of the Lycium barbarum isolate Lr01 chromosome 2, ASM1917538v2, whole genome shotgun sequence genome encodes:
- the LOC132623499 gene encoding pollen-specific leucine-rich repeat extensin-like protein 3: protein MHISSCFLIFFLLLSLLFSLSYALSDEEASFIARRQLLMLPEDGDLPDNYEYELNLNFTFSNSRLRRAYIALKAWKEAVYSDPFNFTSNWEGPDICNYKGVFCSPALDDPSVTVVAGMDLNHADIAGHLPVELGLLTDIALIHLNSNRFCGIIPESLKRLELLHELDVSNNLLVGPFPKVVLSMPSLKYLDLRFNNFEGAVPPELFDKDLDALFLNDNRFTSTIPDNLGNSSASVIVFANNKFTGCIPSSIGKMADLDEIVFLNNDLAGCLPAEIGLLKNVTVFNVAGNSFFGTLPKSFNGLSQIELLDISNNDLSGIIPEDLCRMPHLKNLTFALNYFNGEGKACENLFSRKDVTFDDTNNCLQNRPKQKSQHQCDSVVSKPIDCGKCEKLSVNSPPKKPSMQKPQPPKPKPNPPQPPQPQPIHSPPPRVHSPPPRPVHSLPPPVHSPPARPVHSPPPHVHSPPPRPVHSPPPRVHSPPLRPVHSPPLPVHSPPSKPVHSPPAPVHSPPPQPIHSAPPRPVYSPPPPKPVHSPPPPAHSPSPPLIHSPPPPVHSPPPPLVHSPSPPVHLPPPKPVHSPPPPFHSPPQPVHSLPPPVHSPPPKPVYSAPPREPVHSPPPKPINSPPLPVHSPPSKIVHSPPPQSINSPPPRVYSPPQLPVHSPPTQPTHVHSPPPPIHSSLPPPVQSPQPVSSPPPPRLSAPPPFEDVALPPNIGSVYASPPPPIFQGY from the coding sequence ATGCATATCTCAAGTTGttttctcattttcttcctcctcctttctcttcttttttcattATCTTATGCACTTTCCGATGAAGAAGCATCATTTATTGCACGACGTCAACTCTTAATGTTGCCTGAAGATGGTGACTTACCGGACAATTATGAATACGAGCTCAATCTAAACTTTACATTCTCAAATTCCAGGCTTAGGCGTGCCTATATCGCTCTAAAAGCCTGGAAAGAGGCTGTTTATTCTGACCCTTTTAATTTCACCAGTAACTGGGAAGGTCCAGACATTTGCAACTACAAAGGCGTGTTTTGTTCCCCTGCTCTCGATGATCCTAGTGTCACGGTCGTTGCTGGAATGGATCTCAACCATGCAGATATTGCAGGCCACCTTCCTGTTGAATTAGGATTATTAACAGATATAGCTCTAATCCATCTCAACTCTAATCGCTTTTGTGGAATCATTCCAGAAAGTCTCAAAAGGTTAGAGTTGTTGCACGAATTAGATGTTAGCAACAACCTTTTGGTTGGCCCTTTTCCTAAGGTTGTTCTCTCGATGCCTAGTCTTAAGTACCTTGATCTAAGGTTTAATAATTTTGAGGGAGCAGTGCCTCCAGAATTGTTCGACAAAGATCTTGATGCTCTTTTCTTGAATGACAATCGTTTCACCTCCACCATCCCGGATAATCTTGGAAATTCTTCGGCTTCCGTAATTGTGTTTGCAAATAACAAATTTACAGGATGCATTCCTAGTAGCATCGGTAAGATGGCAGACTTGGATGAGATTGTTTTCTTGAATAATGATCTTGCTGGATGTTTGCCAGCTGAGATCGGATTGCTTAAAAATGTAACAGTGTTTAATGTTGCTGGAAATTCATTTTTCGGGACCTTGCCAAAGTCCTTTAATGGACTTTCTCAGATTGAGCTGTTAGACATTTCAAACAATGATTTAAGTGGAATAATTCCTGAAGATCTCTGTCGCATGCCACATTTGAAGAATCTCACATTTGCATTAAATTATTTCAATGGTGAAGGTAAAGCTTGCGaaaatttattttcaagaaaagatgTGACTTTTGATGATACAAATAATTGTTTGCAGAATAGACCAAAACAAAAGTCTCAACATCAGTGTGATTCTGTTGTGAGCAAGCCAATTGATTGTGGCAAATGCGAAAAACTATCAGTAAATTCTCCTCCTAAGAAACCTTCCATGCAAAAACCTCAGCCTCCCAAGCCAAAGCCTAATCCACCACAACCTCCTCAACCACAACCCATACACTCTCCACCTCCGCGTGTTCATTCTCCTCCACCACGACCCGTTCACTCATTACCTCCACCTGTCCATTCTCCTCCAGCACGACCCGTCCACTCCCCACCTCCACATGTCCATTCTCCTCCACCACGACCCGTCCATTCCCCACCTCCACGTGTTCATTCTCCTCCACTGAGACCAGTCCACTCCCCACCTTTACCTGTCCATTCTCCTCCATCTAAACCCGTCCACTCTCCGCCTGCACCTGTCCATTCTCCTCCTCCACAACCCATTCACTCTGCACCTCCACGACCTGTTTACTCTCCACCTCCACCAAAACCCGTCCACTCGCCACCCCCTCCAGCACATTCTCCTTCACCACCACTCATTCATTCCCCACCTCCTCCTGTACATTCTCCTCCACCACCACTCGTTCATTCTCCATCCCCACCTGTCCATTTGCCTCCACCAAAACCCGTCCATTCTCCACCTCCACCTTTCCATTCTCCACCACAACCTGTCCACTCCCTACCACCGCCTGTCCATTCTCCTCCGCCAAAACCAGTCTACTCTGCACCTCCACGTGAACCTGTCCATTCTCCTCCACCAAAACCTATTAATTCCCCACCTCTACCTGTTCATTCTCCTCCATCAAAAATCGTTCATTCTCCTCCCCCACAATCTATCAACTCCCCACCTCCACGAGTCTATTCTCCTCCACAACTACCTGTCCACTCACCACCAACACAACCAACACATGTTCACTCTCCTCCACCTCCGATTCACTCTTCTCTACCACCTCCTGTCCAATCACCACAACCAGTGTCCTCACCTCCTCCTCCAAGATTGTCTGCACCTCCACCTTTCGAAGATGTTGCACTTCCACCAAACATTGGTTCGGTTTATGCATCACCACCGCCACCAATATTCCAAGGATATTAA